The following proteins come from a genomic window of Winogradskyella sp. PC-19:
- a CDS encoding VPS10 domain-containing protein, whose translation MNYSKLLGFILSLSSVFAIAQQPATSAETVKNALIQKRQLTESSLVKNVPFKNIGPTIMSGRVVDVDVNPDMPSEFYVGYASGGVWYTTNNGTTFEPILDSSDTQNVGDIAVHWPTRTIYVGTGENNASRSSYAGIGILKSTDNGKNWTNVGLMDAHHFAPILIHPENPDVVTVGVTGHLYSANNERGIYKTTDGGKTWKQTLFVDDMSGIIDLQHSPKNYDVMFATSWTKDRKAWNFTGNGNNSAIYKSTDAGDTWTRVSTKSSGFPTGEGVGRIGVAVFDDNTIYAVHDSQFRRPDEKKKSDRRGLTKDDFKSMSNGDFLALEDKKLNAFLKTNGFQEKYRAENVKQMVRSGNVKPIDLAKYLEDANSMLFDTPVVGAEVYKSTDGGKTWKKTHDDYLDGIYFSYGYYFGHIHVSPVNADAIYIYGVPIVKSKDGGKTFTSISAENVHADHHALWINPKNPNHLVNGNDGGVNITYDDGENWIKNNSPSVGQFYAINVDNEKPYNVYGGLQDNGVWKGANNARENKAWHQQGQYPWKSIMGGDGMQIQIDNRNSDIVYTGFQFGNYYRLNLETGDRRYIQPKHTLGENPYRFNWQTPILLSPHNQDILYLGGNKLMRSMNQGNDWEAISDDLTNGGKKGNVAYGTLASISESPFQFGLIYTGSDDGLVHVTKNAGGSWTNISSSLPKDLWVSRVVASEHKKERVYVTLNGYRWDDFSVYVYMSDNYGQTWENISGNIPASPVNVIREDSENENILYIGTDNGAYVSFNQGETWDVFSNGVPNVAVHDIVLQSDAKDVLLGTHGRSIYKASIAPLQKMNADMNSKAITLFDMNPMRYSSRWGSSWSQWLDAYEPETTIQFFSNASGEKAIKILSEKGAELNSMKVIVDKGFNYVDYNLELTNKGRKALMKENTSLDINQASNGKYYLPKGEYTVEIDGAITKLEIK comes from the coding sequence ATGAATTATTCCAAATTATTAGGCTTTATCTTAAGTCTAAGTTCAGTGTTTGCAATAGCACAACAACCAGCGACTTCTGCAGAAACAGTTAAGAATGCTTTAATACAAAAACGACAATTAACTGAAAGCTCACTAGTAAAAAATGTGCCTTTCAAAAATATTGGACCAACGATAATGAGTGGTCGTGTGGTCGATGTTGATGTTAATCCTGATATGCCTTCAGAATTTTATGTCGGTTATGCATCTGGTGGTGTTTGGTACACAACGAATAACGGAACAACATTCGAGCCTATTTTAGACAGTTCTGATACACAAAATGTCGGAGATATTGCTGTGCATTGGCCAACCAGAACTATTTATGTTGGTACCGGAGAGAATAATGCGTCGCGTTCGTCTTACGCTGGTATTGGAATTTTAAAGTCTACAGATAACGGAAAAAACTGGACGAATGTTGGCCTGATGGATGCCCATCATTTTGCACCTATATTAATTCACCCAGAGAATCCTGACGTGGTTACTGTTGGTGTTACTGGACACTTATATTCTGCAAACAATGAACGTGGAATTTACAAAACTACCGATGGTGGTAAAACATGGAAACAAACTCTTTTTGTTGATGACATGAGTGGTATCATTGATTTACAACACAGCCCAAAAAACTATGATGTTATGTTTGCAACATCTTGGACAAAAGACCGTAAAGCATGGAACTTTACAGGAAATGGAAATAATTCTGCCATATATAAAAGTACTGATGCTGGTGATACTTGGACGAGAGTATCGACCAAATCTAGTGGTTTTCCGACAGGTGAAGGTGTTGGTCGTATTGGTGTAGCTGTATTTGATGATAATACTATTTATGCTGTTCATGATAGCCAGTTTAGAAGACCAGACGAGAAGAAAAAATCTGACCGACGCGGATTGACTAAAGATGATTTTAAATCAATGTCTAATGGAGATTTTTTAGCCCTTGAGGATAAAAAACTAAATGCTTTTTTAAAGACAAACGGTTTTCAAGAAAAATACCGTGCCGAAAATGTAAAACAAATGGTACGTAGCGGAAATGTTAAGCCTATTGATTTGGCAAAATATTTAGAAGATGCCAATTCGATGTTGTTTGATACACCAGTAGTTGGTGCCGAAGTTTATAAAAGTACAGATGGCGGAAAAACTTGGAAAAAAACGCATGACGATTATTTGGATGGTATCTATTTTAGTTACGGTTATTATTTTGGACATATCCACGTATCTCCAGTAAATGCAGATGCTATTTATATTTATGGTGTGCCAATCGTAAAATCTAAAGATGGTGGAAAAACGTTTACCTCTATTAGTGCCGAAAACGTACATGCCGATCACCACGCGCTTTGGATAAATCCAAAAAACCCAAACCACTTGGTCAATGGAAATGATGGTGGTGTTAATATTACTTATGATGATGGCGAGAATTGGATTAAAAACAATTCGCCTTCAGTAGGTCAGTTTTACGCGATTAATGTCGATAACGAAAAGCCATACAATGTTTACGGCGGACTGCAAGACAACGGTGTTTGGAAAGGCGCTAATAATGCTCGCGAAAATAAAGCATGGCACCAGCAAGGCCAATACCCATGGAAGTCTATTATGGGTGGTGATGGTATGCAGATTCAGATAGATAATCGCAATTCGGATATCGTTTACACAGGGTTTCAGTTTGGAAATTATTATCGATTAAATTTAGAAACAGGCGATCGTAGATACATTCAGCCAAAGCATACTTTAGGTGAAAACCCATATCGTTTTAATTGGCAAACGCCAATTTTATTGTCACCGCACAATCAAGATATCCTGTATTTAGGCGGAAATAAATTAATGCGCTCTATGAATCAAGGTAATGATTGGGAAGCTATTAGTGACGACTTAACCAATGGTGGTAAAAAAGGAAACGTGGCTTATGGTACATTGGCTTCAATCAGTGAAAGTCCATTTCAGTTTGGATTAATCTATACCGGAAGTGATGATGGTTTAGTACACGTGACTAAAAACGCTGGTGGTAGTTGGACAAATATTTCAAGTTCATTACCAAAGGATTTATGGGTGAGTCGCGTTGTAGCATCAGAGCACAAAAAAGAACGCGTATATGTCACACTAAATGGGTATCGTTGGGATGATTTTAGTGTTTATGTATATATGAGTGATAACTATGGGCAGACGTGGGAAAATATTAGTGGTAACATTCCAGCGTCGCCAGTAAATGTTATTCGTGAGGATTCAGAGAACGAAAATATTTTATATATAGGAACAGATAATGGTGCCTATGTGTCATTCAATCAAGGTGAAACTTGGGACGTGTTTTCAAACGGTGTTCCTAATGTTGCAGTGCATGATATTGTTCTTCAATCAGACGCAAAAGATGTGTTATTAGGAACGCACGGAAGAAGCATTTATAAAGCCAGTATTGCGCCTTTACAAAAGATGAATGCCGATATGAATTCAAAAGCTATTACGCTGTTTGATATGAATCCTATGCGCTATTCTAGCCGATGGGGAAGTTCTTGGAGTCAATGGTTAGATGCTTACGAACCAGAAACGACGATTCAGTTTTTTAGTAATGCTTCAGGAGAAAAAGCCATCAAAATCTTATCGGAAAAAGGTGCAGAGTTAAACAGTATGAAAGTTATTGTCGACAAAGGTTTTAATTACGTAGACTATAATTTAGAATTAACAAATAAAGGTAGAAAAGCCTTAATGAAAGAAAATACAAGCTTAGATATTAACCAAGCGAGTAACGGAAAATATTATTTACCAAAAGGAGAGTATACTGTTGAAATAGATGGTGCAATAACAAAACTAGAAATTAAATAA
- a CDS encoding succinate dehydrogenase cytochrome b subunit, giving the protein MSGILNSSIGRKFAMALSALFLMVFLLQHFAINILSVFSADAFNTASHFMGTFWAVQFILQPILIFGVIFHFVMGFVLEIKNNKARKVSYAKNKGSANSTWMSRNMLLTGAVVLAFMVLHFIDFWIPEINTKYIVGDMSGMHNGEFRYFHELVEKFHSPLRVGAYIVSFVLLSLHLLHGFNSAFQSIGANNKYTKGLKGFAKVYSIGIPLGFIFIALFHHLTGH; this is encoded by the coding sequence ATGAGCGGAATTTTAAATTCTTCGATTGGAAGAAAGTTTGCCATGGCGCTTTCGGCACTCTTCCTAATGGTTTTTTTACTTCAACATTTTGCTATCAACATCTTATCTGTATTTAGTGCAGATGCTTTTAATACAGCATCACACTTTATGGGTACGTTTTGGGCAGTACAGTTTATTTTACAACCTATATTAATTTTTGGTGTTATTTTTCACTTTGTGATGGGTTTTGTTTTAGAAATCAAAAACAACAAAGCACGTAAAGTAAGTTATGCCAAAAATAAGGGTAGTGCAAACTCGACTTGGATGAGTCGTAATATGTTGCTGACTGGTGCCGTTGTATTAGCATTTATGGTGCTTCACTTTATTGATTTTTGGATTCCAGAAATTAATACCAAATATATCGTTGGCGATATGAGTGGTATGCACAATGGTGAGTTTAGATATTTCCATGAGTTGGTCGAAAAGTTTCACAGTCCACTTCGTGTTGGTGCTTACATAGTTTCATTTGTATTGCTTAGTCTACATTTATTACACGGATTTAACTCAGCATTTCAATCTATTGGAGCAAATAACAAGTACACTAAAGGACTCAAAGGTTTTGCAAAAGTATATTCTATTGGTATTCCTTTAGGATTTATTTTCATTGCATTATTTCATCATTTAACAGGACACTAA
- a CDS encoding fumarate reductase/succinate dehydrogenase flavoprotein subunit, translated as MALDSKIPQGPLADKWTNHKNKINLVNPANKRLIDVIVVGTGLAGGSAAATLAELGYNVKAFCFQDSPRRAHSIAAQGGINAAKNYQGDGDSTYRLFYDTVKGGDYRSREANVHRLAEVSTNIIDQCVAQGVPFARDYGGLLDNRSFGGVLVSRTFYAKGQTGQQLLLGAYSAMNRQIGRGKIKMYSRHEMLDVVIVDGKARGIIARNLVTGEIERHSGHAVVVGTGGYGNAFYLSTYAMGSNVTAAWKVHKRGAYFANPCYTQIHPTCIPVSGDHQSKLTLMSESLRNDGRIWVPKHKKDVEAIRNGSLKPTDLAEEDRDYYLERRYPAFGNLVPRDVASRAAKERCDEGYGVNQTGEAVYLDFASAFMRYGKEQAHVKGLDENDDALVKKLGQEIVKNKYGNLFQMYEKIVDQNPYETPMMIYPAVHYTMGGIWVDYNLMTTVPGLYAIGEANFSDHGANRLGASALMQGLADGYFVLPYTIGDYLADDIRTGPIPTDTKEFEEAEKNVNETIDKLINNNGSKSVDHFHKRLGKIMWNKCGMARNEKDLKEAIDEIAELRAEFWKEVRVPGEANEYNEELAKAGRVADFLELGELFAKDALVREESAGGHFREEYQTAEGEATRRKEFQFVSAWEYKGEPKDAVLHKEDLVYENIEVKERSYK; from the coding sequence ATGGCTTTAGATTCAAAAATACCTCAAGGTCCACTTGCAGATAAGTGGACTAATCATAAAAATAAAATCAACTTAGTAAACCCAGCAAACAAGCGTCTAATTGATGTCATTGTTGTGGGTACTGGTTTAGCTGGGGGTTCTGCCGCAGCAACTTTAGCAGAGTTAGGCTATAATGTAAAAGCATTTTGCTTTCAAGATTCTCCAAGACGTGCGCACTCTATTGCAGCACAAGGTGGAATTAATGCGGCTAAGAATTACCAAGGTGATGGCGACTCGACATACAGATTATTTTATGATACTGTAAAGGGTGGTGATTACCGTTCGCGTGAAGCAAACGTTCACCGTTTAGCTGAAGTGTCTACAAATATCATTGACCAATGTGTTGCTCAAGGTGTGCCTTTTGCAAGAGATTATGGTGGATTATTAGATAACCGTTCATTTGGTGGTGTGTTAGTATCACGTACGTTCTATGCCAAAGGACAAACAGGACAGCAATTATTATTAGGTGCTTATTCTGCTATGAATCGTCAGATTGGTCGTGGTAAAATAAAAATGTACTCACGTCACGAAATGTTAGACGTTGTGATTGTCGATGGAAAAGCAAGAGGTATTATTGCTCGTAACCTAGTTACTGGTGAGATTGAAAGACATTCTGGTCATGCTGTAGTTGTTGGTACTGGAGGTTATGGAAATGCATTCTACCTTTCAACTTATGCTATGGGTTCTAATGTAACAGCTGCATGGAAAGTACACAAACGTGGTGCTTATTTTGCAAACCCATGTTACACACAAATCCACCCAACATGTATTCCTGTTTCTGGAGATCATCAATCTAAATTAACATTGATGTCAGAGTCTTTAAGAAATGATGGACGTATTTGGGTGCCAAAACATAAAAAAGATGTCGAAGCTATTCGAAACGGGAGTTTAAAGCCTACTGACTTAGCTGAAGAAGATAGAGATTACTACTTAGAGCGACGTTATCCAGCATTCGGTAACTTAGTGCCTCGTGATGTAGCATCAAGAGCTGCAAAAGAGCGTTGTGATGAAGGTTACGGTGTTAACCAGACAGGCGAAGCAGTTTACTTAGATTTCGCGTCCGCTTTTATGCGTTACGGAAAAGAACAAGCTCACGTTAAAGGATTAGATGAAAATGACGATGCTTTAGTAAAAAAATTAGGTCAAGAGATTGTAAAGAATAAGTATGGAAATTTATTCCAGATGTATGAAAAAATCGTTGATCAAAATCCATACGAAACACCAATGATGATTTATCCAGCGGTTCACTATACAATGGGTGGAATTTGGGTAGATTATAACTTAATGACTACAGTTCCTGGATTGTATGCAATTGGTGAGGCAAATTTCTCTGATCATGGTGCTAACAGACTTGGAGCATCTGCATTGATGCAAGGTTTAGCTGATGGTTATTTTGTATTACCATATACAATTGGTGACTATTTAGCGGATGATATTAGAACAGGACCAATCCCAACAGACACAAAAGAGTTTGAAGAGGCTGAGAAGAATGTTAATGAAACTATTGACAAACTCATTAATAACAATGGTTCAAAATCTGTAGACCATTTCCATAAGCGTTTAGGAAAAATTATGTGGAATAAATGCGGAATGGCCAGAAATGAAAAGGACCTTAAAGAAGCAATTGATGAAATTGCTGAGTTAAGAGCAGAATTCTGGAAAGAGGTAAGAGTTCCTGGTGAAGCTAACGAGTATAACGAAGAGTTAGCAAAAGCAGGTCGTGTTGCAGATTTCCTAGAGTTAGGAGAATTATTTGCAAAAGACGCATTGGTAAGAGAAGAATCTGCTGGAGGACATTTTAGAGAAGAATATCAAACTGCCGAAGGTGAAGCGACGCGACGTAAAGAGTTTCAGTTTGTTTCTGCTTGGGAATATAAAGGAGAACCAAAAGATGCAGTATTACATAAAGAGGATTTAGTGTACGAAAACATCGAAGTAAAAGAAAGAAGTTACAAGTAA
- a CDS encoding succinate dehydrogenase/fumarate reductase iron-sulfur subunit, with product MNLTLKIWRQKGANDKGKIVDYPMSDVSPDMSFLEMLDVLNQDLIEKGEEPVAFDHDCREGICGSCSMYVNGQAHGPDSMVTVCQLHMRSFSDGDTIFIEPWRATAFPVIKDLIVDRSAFDRIQHAGGFISVNTSGNTQDANAIPIEKENADKAFDAATCIGCGACVASCKNSSAMLFVSAKVSQFALLPQGQVEATDRVLNMVKQMDEEGFGNCTNTGACEVECPKGISLENIARMNREYLSASFKG from the coding sequence ATGAATTTAACGTTAAAAATATGGCGTCAAAAAGGCGCAAATGACAAAGGAAAAATTGTAGACTATCCAATGAGCGATGTGTCTCCTGACATGTCTTTCTTAGAAATGTTGGATGTCTTAAATCAAGACCTTATTGAAAAAGGAGAAGAGCCAGTAGCTTTTGATCATGACTGTCGCGAAGGTATTTGTGGTTCTTGCTCGATGTATGTCAATGGACAAGCACATGGACCAGATTCGATGGTAACAGTTTGTCAATTACACATGCGTAGTTTTAGTGATGGTGATACAATTTTTATAGAGCCATGGAGAGCAACTGCATTTCCTGTAATCAAAGATTTGATTGTAGACAGAAGTGCATTTGATCGTATACAACATGCTGGAGGATTTATTTCAGTAAATACTTCGGGTAATACTCAGGATGCAAATGCTATTCCTATTGAGAAAGAAAATGCAGATAAAGCTTTTGATGCAGCAACATGTATTGGTTGTGGTGCTTGTGTAGCAAGTTGTAAAAACTCATCGGCGATGCTATTTGTATCGGCAAAAGTGTCTCAGTTTGCATTATTACCACAAGGCCAAGTTGAAGCAACAGACCGTGTTTTAAATATGGTTAAGCAAATGGATGAAGAAGGTTTTGGTAACTGTACAAATACAGGAGCTTGTGAGGTAGAATGTCCTAAAGGCATTTCGCTAGAAAATATTGCACGTATGAATCGTGAATACCTTTCAGCAAGTTTTAAAGGTTAA
- a CDS encoding M28 family peptidase translates to MKYIVKSIICILLVLQIGYAQDNKFNEDKLLDRLEVLSSDKFEGRRTGEKGNDLGRAFIIKEFKDLGVDAFNGSYEHAFSFDSRVGSFSAKNVLGIVKGTEFPDKYIVISAHHDHLGKSGDKIFNGADDDASGVSALFAFAEYLKKNPPRHSIILAAFDAEELGLRGAKYFVEKMKESNIVANINMDMISRSAKNELYVVGSRYNKGLKAIIEEFKNPTDTKLLVGHDGTDGKQDWTFSSDHGPFHRAKIPFLYFGNEDHAAYHKPSDDFKDITPKFYKNAVSIIISVFRDLDAKGL, encoded by the coding sequence ATGAAATATATAGTAAAATCTATCATCTGTATCTTATTAGTTCTTCAAATAGGATATGCTCAGGATAATAAATTTAATGAAGACAAGCTTTTAGATAGATTGGAGGTTTTAAGCTCAGATAAATTTGAAGGAAGAAGAACAGGAGAAAAAGGGAATGATTTAGGAAGAGCTTTTATTATAAAAGAGTTTAAAGATTTAGGAGTGGACGCCTTTAATGGAAGCTATGAGCACGCCTTTTCCTTCGATTCAAGAGTAGGAAGCTTTAGTGCAAAAAACGTTTTAGGAATAGTAAAAGGTACAGAATTTCCTGATAAATATATTGTCATTAGTGCACACCATGACCATTTAGGAAAGTCTGGTGACAAAATATTCAATGGAGCTGATGATGACGCTTCAGGAGTTTCGGCATTATTTGCATTTGCTGAGTATTTAAAAAAGAATCCACCAAGACATTCTATAATATTAGCTGCTTTTGATGCAGAAGAATTAGGACTCAGAGGTGCAAAATATTTTGTTGAAAAAATGAAAGAATCTAATATTGTAGCTAACATAAATATGGATATGATTAGCCGAAGTGCTAAAAACGAATTGTACGTAGTTGGAAGTCGATACAATAAAGGCTTAAAAGCTATAATTGAAGAATTTAAAAACCCAACAGATACAAAGTTATTAGTTGGTCATGATGGGACAGATGGTAAACAAGATTGGACTTTTTCTTCTGACCATGGTCCTTTTCATCGTGCAAAAATCCCATTTTTGTATTTTGGAAATGAAGACCATGCAGCTTACCATAAACCTTCTGATGACTTCAAAGACATAACACCTAAGTTTTATAAAAATGCAGTTTCGATAATTATTTCAGTATTTAGAGATTTAGATGCTAAAGGATTATAA
- a CDS encoding MutS-related protein gives MQNPSEFYKSQLESHNNKSKALFKTLSLYSVLRLSVFVLTSIGIYFTFKQWQLAVAIGIIGVIIFLFLLSKYTDLKLERQRFKRLIKINEEEIAIASGNFHERSDGSEFQNPKHFYSLDIDLFGVGSFFQFTNRTTIKEGTRKFAQSLLANQIKDIPKRQEAIKELGKNPKWYQNYRAIAQGVEAEYSAKSIIKWLKDYKPFLSKTWFYITLAFSLLSLVIAGLAIAEIIPVGFLGYWLILGLGITVKFLKKINELSQHSSKAKDTFRQYALLLKQIEIKEFSSQLLQEQQCKIQLEGQKASAIFAKLSKRIDTLDNRNNLISAIFGNGYFLSDIRQTYYIENWIKTYADKVEDWFEVVTFFDAYNSLGSYAFNHQQFCYPKISSESHTILASELGHPLLAEEKRINSDLELKEEEFFIITGANMAGKSTFLRTVALHIVMANVGLPVCAKQSKYKPIKLITSMRTTDSLTDDSSYFFSELTRLKFVVDTIEKDNNYFIILDEILKGTNSTDKAIGSRKFVEKLVKLNATGIIATHDLSLTEIESQLDAVKNYFFDAQIVNDELYFDYKLKQGVCQNMNASFLLKKMEIV, from the coding sequence ATGCAGAATCCTTCAGAATTTTACAAAAGTCAACTAGAAAGTCACAACAATAAATCTAAAGCCTTATTTAAAACTTTAAGTCTTTATAGTGTTCTAAGGCTTTCTGTTTTTGTCTTAACTAGTATCGGGATTTACTTTACTTTCAAGCAATGGCAACTTGCAGTTGCTATTGGAATTATAGGAGTTATTATTTTTTTATTCCTACTCTCAAAGTATACCGATTTAAAACTCGAAAGGCAGCGTTTTAAACGTTTAATAAAAATAAACGAAGAAGAAATTGCGATTGCTTCAGGAAATTTCCATGAAAGAAGTGATGGTTCAGAATTTCAGAACCCCAAGCATTTTTACAGTTTAGATATTGATTTATTTGGTGTAGGCTCTTTTTTTCAGTTTACAAATAGGACTACGATAAAAGAAGGTACCCGAAAGTTTGCTCAAAGCCTTTTAGCTAACCAAATTAAAGATATACCTAAACGTCAAGAAGCTATAAAGGAGTTGGGGAAAAATCCAAAGTGGTATCAAAATTATAGAGCCATAGCCCAAGGTGTTGAAGCAGAATATTCTGCAAAGTCCATAATAAAATGGTTAAAGGACTACAAACCATTTTTAAGCAAAACATGGTTTTATATAACGTTAGCATTTAGTTTGCTGTCATTAGTGATAGCTGGTCTTGCAATTGCCGAAATTATTCCGGTAGGATTTTTAGGGTATTGGCTTATTTTGGGCTTAGGAATCACAGTAAAATTCCTCAAAAAAATAAATGAATTATCACAACACTCATCAAAAGCAAAAGATACTTTTAGACAATATGCTTTGCTTCTTAAGCAGATTGAAATAAAAGAATTTTCTTCGCAACTATTACAAGAACAACAGTGTAAAATTCAATTAGAAGGTCAGAAGGCTTCAGCAATTTTTGCAAAGTTATCAAAACGCATAGATACTTTAGACAATAGGAATAATTTGATTTCTGCAATTTTTGGAAATGGTTATTTTCTATCAGACATTAGACAAACTTACTATATTGAAAACTGGATAAAAACCTACGCTGATAAAGTTGAAGATTGGTTTGAAGTCGTGACGTTTTTTGATGCATATAATAGCTTGGGAAGTTATGCGTTTAATCACCAACAATTCTGCTATCCTAAAATCTCCTCAGAATCACATACGATTTTAGCCTCTGAACTGGGACATCCTTTATTAGCCGAAGAAAAACGTATTAATAGTGATTTAGAGCTAAAAGAAGAGGAGTTTTTCATAATAACTGGGGCAAATATGGCAGGAAAAAGTACGTTTTTAAGAACTGTAGCTTTGCATATAGTTATGGCTAATGTTGGATTACCCGTTTGTGCAAAACAAAGCAAGTATAAACCGATTAAACTTATAACAAGTATGCGTACTACAGACTCATTAACTGACGATAGCAGTTACTTTTTTAGTGAGTTAACACGCCTAAAATTTGTTGTAGATACCATTGAAAAAGATAATAATTACTTTATCATCCTTGACGAAATTTTAAAAGGTACAAACAGTACAGACAAAGCTATTGGCTCAAGGAAATTTGTAGAAAAATTAGTAAAGCTTAATGCTACAGGTATTATCGCTACACATGATTTGAGTCTCACAGAAATTGAAAGCCAATTAGATGCGGTTAAAAATTACTTCTTTGATGCGCAAATTGTAAACGACGAGCTCTACTTTGATTATAAACTTAAGCAAGGTGTTTGCCAGAACATGAACGCTAGCTTTCTCTTGAAGAAGATGGAGATTGTTTAA
- the rpmA gene encoding 50S ribosomal protein L27 — MAHKKGVGSSKNGRESESKRLGVKIFGGQAAIAGNIILRQRGNTHHPGENVYQGKDHTLHAKVDGLVKFTKKKDNRSYVSIEPFEA; from the coding sequence ATGGCTCATAAAAAAGGAGTTGGTAGTTCTAAAAACGGTAGAGAATCAGAATCGAAACGCTTAGGTGTTAAGATTTTTGGTGGACAAGCTGCTATCGCTGGAAACATCATTTTAAGACAACGTGGTAATACACATCACCCAGGTGAAAATGTATATCAAGGAAAAGACCATACTTTGCATGCAAAGGTTGATGGTTTAGTGAAATTTACAAAGAAAAAAGACAACAGATCTTATGTTTCTATTGAGCCTTTTGAAGCTTAG
- the rplU gene encoding 50S ribosomal protein L21 translates to MYAIVEIAGHQFKVEKDQKVFVNRLQTEEGKKVNFDNVLLIGDGDNTTIGAPAIDGAQVSAKVLKHLKGDKVIVFKKKRRKGYRVKNGHRQSLTEIVIESIKASGAKKAAPKKETKKAEPKKVEAKAAAPKAEKAAPKKAAAKPAAKKATGKADDLKKIEGIGPKIASTLVEAGIATFADLAKTKPAAISEIIAGVRGNHVTDTWPKQAKLAADGNWDELKKWQDELDGGKA, encoded by the coding sequence ATGTACGCAATTGTAGAGATAGCAGGGCATCAATTCAAAGTTGAAAAAGACCAAAAAGTTTTTGTTAACCGTTTGCAAACAGAAGAAGGTAAGAAAGTAAATTTCGATAACGTTCTTTTAATTGGTGATGGTGACAATACAACTATAGGCGCCCCAGCTATAGACGGAGCACAAGTAAGTGCAAAAGTCTTAAAGCACCTTAAAGGTGACAAGGTTATTGTTTTCAAAAAGAAAAGACGTAAAGGTTACCGTGTTAAAAATGGACACAGACAATCTTTAACAGAAATCGTAATCGAAAGCATTAAAGCTTCTGGAGCTAAAAAAGCTGCTCCAAAAAAAGAAACTAAGAAGGCTGAACCTAAAAAAGTAGAAGCAAAAGCTGCTGCTCCTAAAGCTGAGAAAGCTGCTCCTAAGAAGGCTGCTGCAAAACCAGCTGCTAAGAAAGCAACAGGTAAAGCTGATGATTTAAAGAAAATTGAAGGTATTGGACCAAAAATCGCATCTACTTTAGTAGAAGCAGGTATCGCTACTTTTGCTGATTTAGCTAAAACTAAGCCAGCCGCAATTTCCGAAATTATCGCTGGAGTTCGTGGTAACCATGTTACTGATACTTGGCCAAAGCAAGCTAAATTAGCTGCAGATGGTAATTGGGACGAGCTTAAAAAATGGCAAGACGAATTAGATGGTGGTAAAGCTTAA